Proteins encoded within one genomic window of Methanobacteriales archaeon HGW-Methanobacteriales-1:
- a CDS encoding ABC transporter permease → MRKIFISLILPVSVIIIWAILTTFTGLIPSYFLPSPSEVLQSFETLLMNGQLVQDTSLTLMRVVLGLTVSALVGIPLGILMGWSNTVKDFSSLMVGILRPIPPIAWIPFAILWFGVGLESAIFIIFVGSVFPILINTMDGVKRVDKVLLESAYTLGASNSQVLRKVAVPASLPSIVTGLKVGVGVGLMCTVAAEMIGSNSGLGYLIFTSTSMLDTGSAIVGMLAIGVIGLGADYIFSRIEKEVSW, encoded by the coding sequence ATGAGAAAAATATTTATTTCACTAATATTACCTGTATCAGTTATTATAATTTGGGCCATTCTAACAACTTTCACCGGATTGATACCATCATATTTTCTTCCCAGTCCATCTGAAGTTCTACAATCCTTTGAAACCCTTTTAATGAATGGACAATTAGTTCAAGACACTTCATTAACCTTAATGAGAGTGGTGTTGGGTTTAACAGTTTCTGCACTGGTAGGCATCCCCTTAGGAATTTTAATGGGGTGGTCCAATACAGTGAAGGACTTTTCCAGTCTGATGGTAGGTATTCTTCGCCCTATTCCTCCCATTGCTTGGATACCCTTTGCCATTTTATGGTTTGGTGTGGGCCTGGAATCAGCAATTTTTATTATATTTGTAGGTAGCGTTTTCCCCATACTCATAAACACCATGGATGGAGTTAAAAGAGTAGATAAAGTATTATTGGAGTCCGCCTACACATTAGGTGCCAGCAATAGTCAAGTACTGCGAAAAGTGGCCGTTCCGGCTTCTCTGCCCAGCATTGTAACTGGATTGAAAGTGGGTGTGGGTGTGGGATTAATGTGTACTGTGGCTGCAGAGATGATAGGATCCAATAGCGGTTTGGGATACCTCATATTCACCTCCACCAGTATGCTAGATACTGGAAGTGCCATAGTGGGAATGCTAGCCATTGGAGTTATTGGATTAGGTGCTGATTATATTTTCAGCAGAATAGAGAAGGAGGTGAGCTGGTGA
- a CDS encoding aliphatic sulfonates ABC transporter substrate-binding protein produces MKHYKLLILFIFILLLIAGSLWTFFAPEDQNVIEVGYLPTDHSAALLVAKHNKTYENNGLNVKTVQINSGSNIVDAVASGDVDIGYVGITPAMQGISKGIPIKVVGSVNMVGSGIVVEPNSTITSPADLKGKSIATPGVSSIQQVLLLYELQKYNITSEDVDLISINVYNIPSSLAAHKVDAYISYEPFVSLAPYEGIGNVLIYSNDIIKDHPCCVIIASESFIKEHPQELDKFLKIHQQTTEYVNTHPNETANIIDQELTTNIEIEALSLQHITFVSSVNKSFQNNVLKFAKIENNLGYLNTTLTANDIFDTQFLGN; encoded by the coding sequence ATGAAGCACTATAAACTGTTAATTCTGTTCATTTTTATTTTGTTACTAATAGCAGGTAGCCTTTGGACTTTTTTTGCTCCGGAGGATCAGAATGTGATTGAAGTAGGATATCTACCCACAGATCACAGCGCTGCTCTTTTGGTGGCCAAACATAATAAAACCTATGAAAACAATGGTTTGAATGTTAAAACTGTACAAATAAATTCTGGTTCTAATATTGTAGATGCCGTGGCCAGTGGTGATGTGGATATTGGTTACGTTGGAATAACACCGGCCATGCAGGGAATAAGTAAAGGAATTCCAATCAAGGTTGTGGGATCAGTTAATATGGTGGGTAGTGGAATTGTGGTTGAACCCAACTCCACCATAACTAGTCCTGCGGATTTGAAGGGTAAATCAATAGCCACACCAGGTGTTAGCTCCATCCAACAAGTCCTATTACTTTATGAGCTGCAAAAATACAATATCACCTCGGAAGATGTAGATTTAATATCAATAAATGTTTATAACATTCCTTCATCCCTGGCAGCCCATAAAGTTGATGCATACATATCCTATGAACCTTTTGTATCATTAGCACCTTACGAAGGTATTGGAAATGTGTTAATCTACTCAAACGATATTATAAAAGACCATCCCTGTTGTGTTATAATTGCCAGCGAGAGTTTCATTAAAGAACACCCTCAAGAACTAGATAAATTCCTTAAAATTCATCAACAAACAACTGAATATGTTAATACACACCCTAACGAGACTGCAAATATTATTGATCAGGAATTAACAACCAATATTGAAATTGAGGCCTTATCCTTGCAACACATCACATTTGTCTCCTCAGTTAATAAGTCATTTCAGAATAACGTTTTAAAATTTGCTAAAATAGAAAACAATTTAGGATATTTGAATACAACCCTTACAGCAAATGATATATTTGATACACAATTTTTAGGTAATTAA
- the mtnA gene encoding S-methyl-5-thioribose-1-phosphate isomerase: protein MKTMLWEDNQLLLIDQTKLPDELTYFTCKNYQDVIHAIKTMVVRGAPAIGVAAAFGVALADLAGEDLEKAADEIKSSRPTAVNLFWAVDRVMASDFPLEEAVKMYHEDIDTNRAMGKHGASIIDDGDTILTHCNAGALACVDYGTALGVIRAAYEEGKKINVLCDETRPLGQGARLSVWEMQQENIPVKLIVDSAAGYLMQQREVDKIVIGADRVAKGGVANKIGSLMVALAAKRFNVPFYVAAPLSTFDSENSIYDVEIEERGPEEVINYGNCRITPKGTEVRNPAFDIVPSDLIAGIITENGILDPL, encoded by the coding sequence ATGAAAACCATGCTCTGGGAAGATAATCAACTTTTACTTATTGATCAAACCAAATTACCTGATGAATTAACTTATTTCACCTGTAAAAATTATCAAGACGTTATCCATGCCATTAAAACCATGGTGGTGAGGGGTGCACCGGCCATTGGTGTGGCTGCTGCCTTTGGAGTGGCATTAGCAGATCTAGCGGGTGAAGATCTGGAAAAAGCCGCAGACGAAATAAAAAGTTCCAGGCCAACAGCAGTAAACTTATTCTGGGCCGTGGATCGGGTCATGGCCTCAGATTTCCCCTTAGAAGAAGCGGTAAAAATGTATCATGAAGATATTGATACCAATCGGGCTATGGGAAAACACGGTGCTTCAATAATAGATGATGGGGACACAATCTTAACTCATTGTAATGCTGGGGCTCTGGCCTGTGTGGATTATGGAACGGCACTGGGTGTTATAAGGGCTGCTTACGAGGAGGGTAAAAAAATCAATGTTCTATGTGATGAAACCCGCCCTTTAGGCCAGGGAGCCAGACTAAGTGTCTGGGAAATGCAACAGGAGAACATTCCAGTTAAGTTAATTGTGGATAGTGCTGCGGGTTACTTGATGCAACAGAGAGAAGTTGATAAAATAGTTATCGGGGCCGATAGAGTGGCCAAAGGCGGCGTAGCCAATAAAATCGGTTCTTTAATGGTGGCCCTGGCCGCCAAGCGATTCAATGTCCCATTTTATGTGGCCGCTCCCCTGAGTACCTTTGATAGTGAAAATTCCATTTATGATGTGGAAATTGAAGAGCGAGGGCCTGAAGAGGTAATTAACTATGGAAATTGTCGTATAACTCCTAAAGGAACTGAAGTAAGAAATCCGGCCTTTGATATTGTTCCTAGTGACCTTATTGCTGGAATAATCACTGAGAATGGGATTTTAGATCCATTATAA
- a CDS encoding class I SAM-dependent methyltransferase family protein, producing MKCIKVPKNEANHVRKILMEESIIDLGLKIKRDSEFVYLPLMDEIKINSEKLNESGIGHLDIVEIEFEIQKRGPKSFMDFLNGKIDEDEIQEIKKSFDIIGDVVILEIPEKLEEHKHTIGQAALDFTKRKAVFMKKSEIKGVTRIRELEHLAGEDISETIHVEYGSRIMLDVKKVYFSPRLATERERVAQQVKDGEIIVDMFCGVGPFVMDISRRREVLIYAIDINPDAIHYLKKNMELNHVEEKVVPILGDVCQVLSEHDISADRVIMNLPGTAYEFLDKAMELIKPGGIINYYEFSSDFDTPIQRIIDAAGPREVEILNKRHVKSRSPGVWHMGIDARIN from the coding sequence ATGAAATGCATTAAAGTTCCCAAAAATGAGGCCAACCATGTCCGTAAAATTCTAATGGAAGAATCTATTATAGATCTCGGCCTTAAAATAAAAAGGGACTCTGAATTCGTTTATTTACCATTAATGGATGAAATAAAGATAAATTCTGAAAAGTTAAATGAATCTGGAATCGGTCATTTAGATATTGTAGAAATAGAATTTGAAATACAAAAAAGAGGCCCTAAAAGTTTCATGGACTTTTTAAATGGTAAAATTGATGAGGATGAAATTCAGGAGATAAAGAAGTCCTTTGATATCATTGGAGATGTGGTGATCCTGGAGATTCCAGAAAAGCTTGAAGAACATAAACATACCATTGGGCAGGCTGCCCTTGATTTCACTAAACGAAAAGCAGTTTTCATGAAAAAAAGCGAGATAAAAGGCGTTACCCGTATCCGGGAACTGGAGCATCTGGCAGGGGAGGACATTTCAGAGACCATACATGTAGAATACGGCTCACGAATAATGCTGGATGTTAAGAAAGTTTATTTCAGCCCTCGACTTGCCACGGAGCGAGAAAGAGTGGCTCAGCAGGTCAAAGACGGTGAAATAATTGTGGACATGTTTTGTGGAGTAGGACCTTTTGTTATGGATATTTCACGGCGTAGGGAAGTCTTGATTTATGCCATTGATATTAATCCCGATGCAATTCATTATTTAAAAAAGAATATGGAACTTAATCACGTAGAAGAAAAGGTAGTTCCAATTTTAGGTGATGTATGTCAAGTCTTATCAGAACATGATATTTCTGCAGATAGAGTGATAATGAATCTTCCTGGAACGGCCTATGAGTTTTTAGATAAGGCCATGGAGTTAATTAAGCCTGGAGGGATTATTAATTACTATGAATTCTCTTCTGATTTTGATACACCTATTCAACGGATAATTGATGCTGCTGGGCCTCGAGAAGTTGAAATTTTGAATAAGAGGCATGTTAAGTCCCGGAGCCCGGGTGTGTGGCATATGGGGATTGATGCTAGGATAAATTAA
- a CDS encoding diphthine synthase, with the protein MPLKGDSMLYFIGLGLYDEKDVSVKGLEALKSADEVYAEFYTAGLFGTSISAFEKLLEREVKILTREEVEEEIIPIKAAESKNIAFLIAGDPLIATTHTDMMMEAKKRGIETQVIHSSSILSAAPGISGLQAYKFGKVTTVPFTEENFFPHSPYLAIKNNMEQDAHTLVLLDIRAHENRYMTVNQGLKYLMKVENDRQEGVLGDDTLVVAIVRAGSPQPLVRADKIKNLIKEDFGGPLHCLIIPSKMHFMEAEYLVAMAGAPEEIL; encoded by the coding sequence ATGCCATTAAAAGGTGATTCAATGCTTTATTTTATTGGTTTAGGACTTTATGATGAAAAAGATGTTTCTGTTAAAGGATTAGAAGCTTTAAAGTCTGCAGATGAGGTTTATGCTGAGTTTTATACGGCAGGACTTTTTGGAACATCCATCTCTGCATTTGAGAAGTTATTAGAAAGAGAAGTTAAAATTTTGACTAGAGAAGAGGTTGAGGAAGAGATAATTCCTATAAAAGCGGCAGAAAGCAAAAATATTGCTTTTTTAATTGCTGGAGATCCATTAATCGCCACTACTCACACAGATATGATGATGGAAGCTAAAAAAAGAGGAATAGAAACTCAAGTTATTCACTCTTCATCCATACTATCTGCCGCGCCAGGAATATCTGGCTTGCAGGCCTATAAATTTGGTAAAGTAACCACGGTGCCATTCACAGAGGAAAATTTCTTCCCTCATTCTCCTTACCTGGCCATTAAAAACAACATGGAGCAAGATGCCCATACTTTGGTATTATTGGACATCCGGGCCCATGAAAACAGGTACATGACTGTTAACCAAGGCCTAAAATATCTCATGAAAGTTGAAAATGATAGACAAGAAGGAGTACTGGGTGATGATACTCTAGTAGTGGCTATAGTCCGTGCTGGTTCTCCACAACCTCTGGTGAGGGCGGATAAAATAAAAAATTTGATTAAGGAGGATTTTGGAGGGCCATTGCATTGCTTAATAATTCCTTCTAAAATGCATTTCATGGAAGCCGAATATCTAGTGGCCATGGCCGGTGCTCCTGAGGAGATATTGTAA
- a CDS encoding PadR family transcriptional regulator produces MVNSELIILGMIYINPSHGYALKKNVKNYFGNPYFKLNNNILYSTLRKLEKNSFIIGKEINSEKMNKKVYSITENGKKHLLELVATPPKIDIDEFDFKVQAAFFDLISMENRKKVVRPIYDSKLKMYQEALEKKKELGSEIPPISLIVLEYAIKELKISLEFYEKLIGMNYNEII; encoded by the coding sequence ATGGTTAATTCAGAACTTATAATTTTAGGCATGATTTACATCAATCCAAGCCATGGATATGCTCTTAAAAAAAATGTAAAGAACTATTTTGGGAATCCATACTTCAAATTAAACAACAACATACTCTATTCAACGCTCAGAAAACTGGAAAAAAACAGTTTTATCATTGGAAAAGAAATTAACAGCGAAAAAATGAATAAAAAAGTATACAGCATTACAGAAAATGGAAAAAAACATTTGCTAGAACTGGTAGCTACCCCACCGAAAATTGATATTGATGAATTTGATTTTAAAGTCCAAGCGGCATTTTTTGATCTCATATCAATGGAAAATCGTAAAAAAGTGGTTAGACCAATATATGATTCTAAATTAAAGATGTATCAAGAGGCATTAGAAAAAAAGAAAGAGTTAGGTTCTGAAATTCCGCCAATTTCATTAATTGTACTGGAATATGCTATCAAAGAATTGAAGATTTCTCTGGAATTTTATGAAAAATTAATAGGAATGAATTATAACGAAATAATTTGA